In one window of Corynebacterium mycetoides DNA:
- a CDS encoding fructosamine kinase family protein produces the protein MFRKQGSAPGSAAAEAAGLRWLREGSDAVVEVYDLDVAANTLTLERVDSARPTRRAALEAGRELSKIHAAGASAFGAPPEGWDGPNFIGRVEQECTPTARWAEFYVHQRVLPFARKAHDAGNLSGEGVDLVSQACDALLREDDEAPLARIHGDLWSGNLLFSDRGPRFIDPAAHGGHPLTDIAMLELFGAPHYDAIVQGYLESGDLGRDWRRRIPAHQLHPLAVHALTHGPSYGDALVRAARLVLRLDLNSDTPN, from the coding sequence ATGTTTAGGAAGCAGGGCAGCGCGCCGGGTTCGGCCGCAGCGGAAGCTGCAGGGCTGCGCTGGCTGCGCGAGGGCAGCGATGCAGTAGTCGAGGTTTACGACCTCGATGTCGCCGCCAACACACTGACCCTTGAACGAGTCGACTCCGCGCGCCCCACCCGTCGGGCCGCGCTCGAGGCGGGCCGGGAACTGTCGAAGATCCACGCGGCAGGTGCGTCCGCCTTTGGCGCTCCTCCGGAGGGGTGGGACGGGCCGAACTTCATCGGGCGGGTGGAGCAAGAGTGCACACCAACGGCGCGGTGGGCAGAGTTCTACGTCCACCAGCGCGTCCTGCCATTCGCTCGCAAAGCCCACGACGCCGGCAACCTCAGCGGCGAGGGCGTGGATCTGGTGTCGCAGGCGTGCGACGCGCTGCTGCGGGAGGACGATGAGGCCCCGCTCGCGCGCATCCACGGCGATCTGTGGTCCGGCAATTTGCTGTTCTCGGATCGCGGCCCGCGGTTTATTGACCCTGCGGCGCACGGCGGGCACCCGTTGACCGACATCGCGATGCTCGAGCTGTTCGGCGCCCCGCACTATGACGCGATTGTCCAGGGCTATCTGGAATCCGGCGACCTTGGACGCGACTGGCGCCGCCGCATCCCCGCGCACCAGCTTCACCCGCTCGCTGTACACGCCTTGACGCACGGGCCGAGCTACGGCGACGCGCTGGTGCGGGCGGCGCGTCTCGTCCTGCGCCTCGACCTAAACTCAGACACCCCGAACTAG
- a CDS encoding DsbA family protein codes for MTTRKVQNPNDKGGAGFLWALLAVIAIAALVIGLIVFNGRAQRGEAIAAEMVQADNLEVSYNEGDPYFTLAAADGGDDAPSVDLFEDFSCSYCADLATQTDEHALERIQAGDLAVNVHPMTILDRQGNQYSPGHSTRALAAELALASHGDAEALWNLRAWLLENQQSVYNKVDNDDLADRAKEFGASDEAVQDIRDGAFAEQATATGQANLDYQNEKTGEAYTPRVMRDGEDLVTGSEITNWVDVAAE; via the coding sequence GTGACCACGCGTAAGGTGCAAAACCCCAACGACAAGGGCGGCGCAGGGTTCCTCTGGGCCCTTCTAGCAGTGATTGCGATCGCCGCTCTCGTCATCGGCCTGATTGTCTTCAACGGGCGCGCGCAACGCGGCGAAGCCATTGCCGCTGAGATGGTGCAGGCCGACAACCTCGAAGTCAGCTACAACGAGGGGGACCCCTACTTCACGCTCGCCGCGGCCGACGGCGGAGATGACGCGCCGTCTGTCGACCTGTTCGAGGACTTCTCGTGCTCCTACTGCGCCGACTTGGCCACCCAGACAGACGAGCACGCGCTCGAGCGAATCCAGGCCGGGGACCTCGCCGTCAATGTCCACCCCATGACCATCCTGGACCGCCAGGGAAACCAGTACAGCCCGGGCCACTCCACGCGTGCCCTGGCCGCTGAGCTCGCGCTGGCGTCGCACGGCGATGCCGAGGCGCTGTGGAACCTGCGCGCATGGCTGCTGGAGAACCAGCAGAGCGTGTACAACAAGGTGGACAACGACGACTTGGCCGACCGTGCCAAGGAGTTCGGTGCAAGCGACGAGGCCGTCCAGGACATCCGGGACGGCGCGTTTGCCGAACAGGCCACCGCCACGGGCCAGGCCAACCTGGACTACCAGAACGAAAAGACCGGTGAGGCCTACACCCCGCGCGTGATGCGCGACGGCGAGGACCTGGTGACCGGCAGCGAGATCACCAACTGGGTGGACGTCGCCGCCGAGTAA
- the pgm gene encoding phosphoglucomutase (alpha-D-glucose-1,6-bisphosphate-dependent), translated as MAHERAGQPAQPHDLIDIAEVVTAYYTREIDPQDPGQAVAFGTSGHRGSSLDNAFNEQHILAITQAIVDYRRANDIGGPIYIGRDTHALSEPAMVSALEVLIAGGVDVLVDAAGAYTPTPAVSHAILTHNASLPGGVTGTDPRRADGIVITPSHNPPRDGGFKYNPPNGGPADTDATDWIAQRANDYIGRGLDGVSRTSVSGVLDDRAGTFDFMASYVGDLSSVVDLDAIRGSGLRIGADPMGGASVHYWQAIAEAHKLNLTVVNPLVDATWRFMTLDTDGKIRMDCSSPDAMASLVANREKFDIATGNDADADRHGIVTPDAGLMNPNHYLAVAIDYLFAHRPGWGEHTAVGKTLVSSSMIDRVVDALGRRLVEVPVGFKWFVPGLIDGTIGFGGEESAGASFLRHDGSVWSTDKDGLILDLLAAEITAVTGKTPSQRYRELASTFGEPDYARIDAPANREQKATLKKLSPEQVTATELAGEPITAKLTDAPGNGAAIGGLKVTTENAWFAARPSGTEDKYKIYAESFRGADHLKQVQEEAQALVSEVLGE; from the coding sequence ATGGCACACGAACGCGCGGGCCAGCCCGCCCAGCCGCACGACCTGATCGACATCGCAGAAGTCGTGACCGCCTACTACACCCGCGAGATCGACCCGCAGGATCCGGGGCAGGCGGTCGCGTTCGGCACCTCGGGCCACCGCGGGTCCTCCCTGGACAACGCGTTCAACGAGCAGCACATCCTGGCGATTACGCAGGCGATCGTGGATTACCGCCGGGCCAACGACATCGGTGGGCCCATCTACATCGGCCGCGACACCCACGCCCTGTCGGAGCCGGCGATGGTCTCCGCCCTCGAGGTCCTCATCGCGGGCGGCGTCGACGTGCTTGTCGACGCCGCGGGGGCCTACACGCCCACCCCGGCCGTCTCCCACGCCATCCTCACCCACAACGCGTCGCTGCCCGGGGGAGTGACCGGCACCGACCCGCGGCGCGCCGACGGCATCGTGATCACGCCCTCGCACAACCCGCCCCGCGACGGCGGGTTCAAGTACAACCCGCCCAACGGCGGCCCCGCGGACACGGACGCCACGGACTGGATCGCGCAGCGGGCGAACGACTACATCGGGCGGGGCTTGGACGGTGTCAGCCGGACGTCGGTAAGCGGCGTGCTCGACGATCGGGCAGGCACGTTCGACTTCATGGCCTCCTACGTGGGCGACCTGTCGAGCGTGGTGGACCTGGACGCGATCCGCGGCTCGGGCCTGCGCATCGGCGCCGACCCGATGGGCGGGGCGAGCGTGCACTACTGGCAGGCGATCGCCGAGGCCCACAAGCTCAACCTCACCGTGGTCAACCCGCTTGTCGACGCCACCTGGCGGTTCATGACTCTGGACACCGACGGCAAGATCCGCATGGACTGCTCCAGCCCCGACGCGATGGCGTCGCTCGTAGCCAACCGCGAGAAGTTCGACATCGCCACCGGCAACGACGCCGACGCCGACCGCCACGGCATTGTCACCCCCGATGCCGGGCTGATGAACCCGAACCACTACCTCGCCGTGGCCATCGACTACCTCTTCGCGCACCGCCCGGGGTGGGGCGAGCACACGGCCGTGGGCAAGACGCTTGTGTCGTCGTCCATGATCGACCGCGTCGTCGACGCCCTCGGGCGCAGGCTCGTGGAGGTGCCGGTCGGGTTCAAGTGGTTCGTGCCCGGGCTGATCGACGGCACCATCGGATTCGGCGGCGAAGAATCCGCCGGCGCGTCCTTCCTGCGCCACGACGGCAGCGTCTGGTCCACCGACAAGGATGGTCTCATCCTCGACCTGCTCGCCGCCGAGATCACCGCGGTGACGGGCAAGACACCTTCGCAGCGCTACCGCGAGCTGGCGTCGACGTTCGGCGAGCCGGACTACGCGCGTATCGACGCCCCCGCCAACCGCGAACAGAAAGCAACACTGAAGAAGCTCTCCCCCGAGCAGGTCACAGCCACCGAACTGGCGGGTGAGCCCATCACCGCCAAGCTCACCGACGCGCCGGGCAACGGGGCCGCCATCGGCGGGCTCAAGGTGACGACCGAAAACGCCTGGTTTGCCGCGCGGCCGTCGGGGACGGAGGACAAGTACAAGATCTACGCCGAGTCGTTCCGCGGCGCCGACCACCTGAAGCAGGTGCAGGAGGAGGCGCAGGCGCTGGTCAGCGAGGTTTTGGGGGAGTAG
- a CDS encoding methylated-DNA--[protein]-cysteine S-methyltransferase, which yields MPFRWSTTSTPIGDLLLVATQDGLARVAFECEDFDAVLRALQDGSGEHAAQHDAPEAEAQLAEYFAGERRQFDIALDWRLATGFRGAVQRALCGIDYGRTQSYSELARRLGNPKAVRAVGSGCATNLLPIVVPCHRVLRSDGSLGGYRGGLSIKQHLLDLEAAHV from the coding sequence ATGCCGTTTCGCTGGTCCACTACCTCTACGCCGATAGGTGATCTGCTGCTCGTCGCTACGCAGGACGGTCTCGCCCGCGTCGCCTTCGAGTGCGAGGATTTCGACGCGGTGCTTCGCGCATTGCAGGACGGCAGCGGGGAGCATGCGGCGCAGCACGACGCCCCCGAGGCGGAGGCCCAGCTCGCTGAATATTTCGCGGGGGAGCGTCGCCAGTTCGACATTGCTCTCGACTGGCGGCTGGCCACCGGTTTCCGGGGGGCGGTGCAGCGTGCGCTGTGCGGCATTGACTACGGGCGCACGCAGTCTTACTCAGAGCTCGCGCGCCGACTGGGGAATCCGAAGGCGGTGCGGGCCGTGGGCAGCGGGTGCGCCACCAACCTCCTGCCGATTGTCGTTCCCTGTCACCGCGTGCTGCGTAGCGACGGATCCCTCGGCGGCTACCGCGGCGGCCTGAGCATCAAACAACACCTGCTTGACCTGGAGGCGGCACATGTTTAG
- a CDS encoding MauE/DoxX family redox-associated membrane protein, with translation MTQTHRVNGTREVVLDILSASARFFMAYIWISAGWSKLGAHMDVTQTIRAYEIFTPAWSDLLARIIGPLELAGGLLLLLGIKLRPAGWVSIGVLTLFIIGLWSAWSRGLVIDCGCFSPEPTEEGTNILATMGRDVFYIAITVFMIYRPFKKWALYP, from the coding sequence GTGACCCAAACTCATCGCGTCAACGGCACCCGCGAGGTAGTCCTCGACATTCTCTCCGCCTCGGCCCGCTTCTTCATGGCGTACATTTGGATTTCCGCCGGGTGGTCGAAGCTCGGCGCTCATATGGATGTCACCCAGACGATCCGGGCCTACGAAATTTTCACCCCGGCGTGGTCCGACCTCTTGGCGCGCATCATCGGCCCGCTGGAGCTCGCCGGGGGATTACTCCTGCTCTTGGGCATCAAGCTGCGCCCGGCGGGCTGGGTTTCCATCGGGGTGCTCACCCTGTTCATCATTGGGTTGTGGTCGGCCTGGTCGCGCGGGCTCGTGATCGACTGCGGGTGCTTTAGCCCTGAGCCGACCGAAGAGGGGACCAATATCTTGGCGACGATGGGCCGCGACGTGTTCTACATCGCGATCACGGTGTTTATGATCTACCGTCCGTTTAAGAAATGGGCGCTTTACCCCTAA
- a CDS encoding heavy metal translocating P-type ATPase, whose translation MNESHARHGANVDEHHEHHDHAEHAGHAEHAGHAEHAGHAEHAGHAEHAGHAGQFRRLFWIMLLISIPVVAFNDMFADIIGYDLPDAGWVWWVSPILGTVVYFWGGWPFLTGGLSEIRDRKPGMMLLVSLAITVAFLASWGASLHLLSHELNFWWELALLVVIMLLGHWIEMRSLAQTTSALDSLAALLPDEAERVEGDEVTTVAPADLRVGDIVIVRPGSSVPADGHIVDGSASMDESMVTGESATVRRQAGDHVVAGTIATDSGLRVEVTATGDDTALAGIQKLVADAQASSSRAQRIADTAAGWLFWFALGASAITALTWTLLGMPESAVVRTITVLVIACPHALGLAIPLVVSIATERAARGGVLIKDRLALESMRTVDAVLFDKTGTLTKGEPAVTAVEPAEGWDKDTVLALAAAAEADSEHPLARAITGAATSAGLQVPRASDFSSSPAVGVQATVDGSVVQVGGPHLLDQQGRDELPVASQWREEGAIILHVLADAHVIGALRLADEIRPESRDAVDALHSHGAQVVMITGDAQAVANTVAAELGIDRVFAGVRPEDKSAKVKELQDEGMKVAMVGDGVNDAPALAQADVGIAIGAGTDVAISSAGVILASSDPRSVLSVIDLSQASYRKMQQNLWWAAGYNLISVPLAAGVLAPIGFVLPMSVGALLMSASTVIVALNAQLLRRLDLTPAASTAKFLGRTPAQ comes from the coding sequence ATGAACGAGAGCCATGCTCGCCACGGCGCCAACGTGGACGAGCACCATGAGCACCACGACCACGCGGAACACGCCGGCCACGCGGAACACGCCGGCCACGCGGAACACGCCGGCCACGCGGAACACGCCGGCCACGCGGAACACGCCGGCCACGCCGGCCAGTTCCGCAGACTCTTCTGGATCATGCTGCTCATTTCGATCCCGGTCGTCGCGTTCAACGACATGTTCGCCGACATCATAGGTTACGACCTGCCGGACGCGGGGTGGGTCTGGTGGGTCTCACCGATTCTCGGAACCGTCGTCTATTTCTGGGGCGGCTGGCCCTTCCTCACCGGCGGGCTGAGCGAGATTCGCGACCGCAAGCCCGGGATGATGCTGCTGGTCTCCCTGGCGATTACGGTCGCCTTCCTCGCGTCCTGGGGTGCGAGCCTGCACCTGTTGAGCCACGAGTTGAACTTCTGGTGGGAGCTCGCACTGCTGGTGGTCATCATGTTGCTGGGCCACTGGATCGAGATGCGCTCCCTGGCCCAGACCACCTCCGCCCTTGATTCCCTGGCGGCGCTGCTTCCCGACGAAGCGGAGCGGGTCGAGGGCGACGAGGTCACCACAGTCGCACCTGCGGATCTGCGAGTTGGCGATATCGTGATCGTCCGCCCCGGGTCGTCTGTACCTGCCGACGGCCACATCGTCGACGGCAGCGCCAGCATGGACGAGTCGATGGTCACCGGCGAGTCCGCGACGGTGCGTCGCCAAGCGGGCGATCATGTCGTGGCCGGCACCATCGCGACGGACTCGGGGCTGCGCGTCGAGGTGACCGCCACCGGCGACGATACTGCCCTGGCCGGAATCCAGAAGCTCGTCGCCGATGCGCAGGCCTCGTCGTCACGCGCGCAGCGAATCGCCGATACCGCGGCGGGCTGGTTGTTCTGGTTCGCGCTGGGAGCCTCGGCCATCACCGCGCTCACGTGGACGCTGCTGGGGATGCCGGAAAGCGCGGTCGTGCGCACCATCACCGTGCTGGTCATCGCCTGCCCGCACGCCCTCGGCCTCGCGATCCCGCTGGTCGTCTCCATCGCCACGGAGCGCGCCGCCCGCGGCGGGGTGCTGATCAAGGATCGGCTCGCGCTTGAGTCCATGCGCACCGTCGACGCCGTGCTGTTCGACAAGACCGGCACGCTGACCAAGGGCGAGCCGGCCGTCACCGCGGTCGAGCCCGCGGAAGGATGGGACAAGGACACCGTGCTCGCCCTCGCCGCGGCGGCTGAGGCGGACAGCGAGCACCCGCTCGCCCGCGCCATCACCGGCGCCGCCACCTCCGCGGGGCTCCAGGTGCCGCGGGCCTCTGACTTCTCCTCGTCGCCGGCCGTGGGGGTCCAGGCCACCGTCGACGGCTCCGTCGTCCAGGTCGGCGGACCCCACCTCCTCGACCAGCAAGGCCGGGATGAGCTTCCGGTGGCCAGCCAGTGGCGGGAGGAGGGTGCCATCATCTTGCATGTGCTTGCCGACGCCCACGTGATCGGCGCCCTGCGCCTCGCCGACGAAATCCGCCCCGAGTCCCGCGACGCCGTCGACGCACTGCATTCCCACGGCGCGCAGGTCGTCATGATCACCGGCGATGCCCAGGCCGTCGCCAACACCGTCGCCGCCGAGCTCGGCATCGACCGTGTCTTTGCCGGGGTCCGGCCCGAGGACAAGTCCGCCAAGGTCAAGGAGTTGCAGGACGAGGGCATGAAGGTCGCAATGGTCGGCGACGGCGTTAACGACGCGCCCGCCCTCGCCCAAGCGGACGTTGGCATCGCAATCGGCGCCGGCACCGATGTGGCTATTAGCTCGGCGGGCGTCATCCTCGCCTCTTCCGACCCCCGGTCGGTGCTCTCGGTGATCGACCTCTCCCAGGCGAGCTACCGCAAGATGCAGCAGAACCTGTGGTGGGCCGCCGGCTACAACCTGATCTCGGTTCCGCTGGCCGCGGGTGTCCTGGCGCCGATCGGATTCGTGCTGCCCATGAGCGTGGGCGCGCTCCTCATGTCCGCCTCCACCGTCATCGTGGCCCTCAACGCCCAGCTGCTGCGTCGTCTCGACCTCACCCCGGCCGCGAGCACAGCCAAGTTCCTCGGTCGAACACCGGCGCAGTGA